Below is a window of Quercus robur chromosome 6, dhQueRobu3.1, whole genome shotgun sequence DNA.
GTTCTTTTCCCTATGGGAATTTGGCATCTATGGCTGCAAAGAAATGCTTTTATTTTCAGATTAGGTGTGGTGGAGCCAAATTTAGTTGGTTCTTATGTGAAGAAAGGTGCTGAATTTTTTGCTATTGGTCTAGGCAGTAGATCAAACCCCTGTAAAGCTGTCATTCACGTGGCTTGGAAGAGACCTTCAGTGGGGTAGACTACCCTTAATACTGATGGGTCAGCAATGGGAAATCTTGGCAAAGCTGGTTGTGACGGCCTTCTCCATAACTGTGAAGGAAAATGGCTAGGGGGTTTTGCGAGGGGTGTGGGGTTCACTACTAGTTGTGTTGTGGAGCTTTGGGCACTCCGTGATGGATTGAATCTTGCCTTCTCTTTAGGAATTGAGAACCTCATTGTTGAATTAGATGCTTTAGCTATTGTGCATCTGTTGAGAAACTCTGCTGCTAACTTTGCTTTGGAACCACTTTTACCTGATTGTAGGAACCTATTGAGGACCTTTCCCAGGACTTGGATTGAGCATGtgtcacgacccaaatccatggaacatgaatttagatgcatgactaACTTGCTGAACTTATATAACtcaataaacataattaatccaaaataaattaacactCCAAAGAAACGATACTCTTAAAAAGACTTCTTACAAAAACTTAAACTCCACAAATTGGAAATAATCTCCactatgggtccgtttggattgaacttatttttgctgaaactgaaaattgaaaactgaaaatactgtagcaaaataatttttaaatgtgtgaatagtgtcatgGGACCCGTGAATAGTGCGCGAACAGTGTTTTTTGTCCCTTGCACAATAAAATCATGTGATATTACTGTTCACgcacaggggaaaaaaaaatctgaaaacgCAAAACATAAACGCCACATTCAGTTGAATCCAAACAGGTACTATATAGAAcatgaattacaaaataaaggtaactaaaattctataagtcTTCAAGTAATACTGAAATCACCTACAACTTCCACACTCTACCTTACACTTTACAAAGTGATTCAACTAcactttaatttgaaaatagtaattgatggggtgagccacacatcTAGTAAATAATTATACAGAATACACAACGGAATAGAGTCAAGCATAGCacgagtattttgatttttcacaaattcattcaatgatatcaaaaataattattccaaaacatataatgaatcacttaatacatatgtaatcacatcttaaaatcattagaaaacacatacatataattgaTCAAAGCACAATgtcacatatacacatcacatattcacacatacaatcctgtgagcggataCCAACTTCTAACCCTTGCTGGTGAGggatcaacacatattctcacatacaatcctgtgagcggattTACACATAtctgatcaattctaaaaacacttattttgagtcacatatcacaaaagtaaagtttatacaaaatagaatactttcttaatattaacaattattcCAAATAATAAAGGCATATTGAATATCTCAATATTAAATTGAtacataaatcaaaggatgcttgactctcttAGGGAATGAATAAGAACtgaagagtttatataaatatttttacaattcttgagtaagtctaaaaattcaatttgctaaaagaaacattttaaatgcaatttgaaaaataagaatataactttgaaatcacttggttttaaacaaacttaaagaaaaagaacctttttagaaaacttactttgaaactcaattattttctaaaaatagtttagtttagaaatcatcttttaaagGAGATTTAGATGTtcaaaactttatttaaaatccaaagtttctttttaaaacattatttaaaagtcgaaatttctctttcaatagtgtaaaaatgctttttgataaacttttaaaACGTAAGcttaaaaatataacttttgaCAACCTTTGACTTCTAAGAACCTAAATAAcaaaacttgtgcatattatgTATAATTACTTACAGCACTAGAATCACTCTGAAAGTCCAGCCGAAACAACCTCCAAAAAGTCTCAAAACACTCTTGAATAGGACCTATAATCAATCATAGAAATTACTTAATATCCtccacaaaatataaaacttatCGAATTATAAAACTGACTCACTAGGAAAAATACTTTGCTAAACTAATAAAACTTTTAACACTAAATTAAAGTTTCTCTACTCAATGATATTCTAACCAATAATATTCCCTTGCATTAATCGAAACTCATCTTGCTATGAGGAAGGTAGTAGCCAAAATATCATCGACCTAGGATTTAATATAAAACCTCAAAGAAAACATTAAACCATCctaatatatataaccaaacaaAACGTGGCAAAACTAAAAGGACCTAattggtccgtttggattgaacttattgttgttgaaactaaaaactgaaaacactgtaacaaaataatttttaaatatgtgaatagtgctgtgggacccatttttaatattttttaatgtataaataGTGCTGCTACAGTGATGAACAATATGTGAACAGTGATAGAATAGTGCGTGAACAGTGACATTTGTCTCATGAACAGTgaattttttctctcccttaaAAGCgtgaaagccaaaaaaaaaaaaaaaaaaaaaaaaaaaaaaaagaaaaagaaaaagaaaaagagaaagaggaaaacgTGACGCGGAATTCAGCGTTTCTGctgaatccaaacccacacaATATATACAAATCCGAAAGAAGACCTGATGGCCAACTTTCACTTGTTCTAGGAACCCACAGAGGACAACGTGAGAGCCATACCCACAGAAGCCAATTCCAAGATTTAACGTATATTAATCTCAATGGGTTTAACAGCATAACCTCAATGAAAACGGTGGCAAAATCATtgacttattttatatatatatatatatatatatatatatatttatgtacaTATTTGAAGGAAGATGTAAGCCATAATCATAGATTCTTGAAATTCCGTGGCTCCAATCTaggattatatatatgtatatatccCAATGAAAATGTAACAGGCACACGAGTTCAGATTTGATCCATGACTTTGTTCATGGATACACATAGTGGGCAAATCATATCATAAaagtataattaaaattttaggacTAAATCTAACCTTTTGAACAATCTAACATTATCACAAACTGATTCCATGATAAAATTATGAACTTTTAATTCTATGTTTTTAATGGTGAGAAATCATACCTTGAACAATTTGATCGCCTCTTTAATTGAATGTACTCTAAACTCTAAGAGAAAAACACCTCTTAGCCTCTTTAGTGATGAAACCCTTCttaataaaaccctaatttatcttctcctccaccttatATTTTAATGCATCAAAGATGTGGAAGTAGGCTGGAATTTAAAACTCACTTGAGCTTATCTCTTTAGTCTCCAAGAAGCCTATAAAACATcttcctcttttatttatttatttattattttaattgccaCACTAAATTATATGcactaaaactttaattttctcacCTATTTGTAGCACCACAAAATTGTGTACTCCCCCATTTTACTGCGTACACACATATAGTACCTCaactctatattaaaaaaatgacaaaataggGTGATAATCATACAAACAAAATTGGGGTATTACAGCATGTGTTCGGATAGGCCAATCAATGTGATGCACTAGCAAAATTAGGAGCTAAGTTTTCTGCTAGGtatgttttcttttgttatcCCACTGGCTATGGTGGTGAATCTGCTGGCTCTTGATACAGCAGCAACATCTTGTAATAGACTGATTTGTGTTGTCGCTTAGTCaacagttttatttatttttgataaactttagTCAACagttttataaatgaaaaataaccgTTCAATTTTATTGGTCGGTGACTTTCACATGGGTGAGTGAATCACTGTCCCTTTACCTATATAGTAATATAGTACTATATATACAGTTCCGCGGCGTATTACCACCGCTATTTCTCACAAATCTACTCTTTGCGAAAACTAGGGTTTTGAGGTTCTGATCCCCCTGATTTCCAGCCATGGGAGGAGGCAACGCCCAAAAGTCGAAGATGGCACGCGAGAAGAACTTGGAGAAGGCAAAGGCCGCTGGCAAGGGTAAATCTTCCTCCTCGCTTTTTCTCAAATTTCCGTTTGTGGTCTTAGAATATGATTcggaaaatcaaagaaaattagaCTTCTTTTATGTCTGAATTCTCATCTTTTGAAACAAGTACCTTAAGTTTTCAGATCATAAACGAACCACACGGTTTTAATTGAGGTGGGTTTTTTCTGGGTAATCGAGATAATATCAAAAATTAGATAATCCGCAGCCAAACGGagctttaaccaaaaaaaaaaaaaaatctacttggGGTCTTTAAAAATTACATGTATCTTGTTGTGCTTAATTTGGATTATCTTACTGATTTTCTCAGGAAGCCAGCTAGAATCAAACAAGAAGGCGATGACAATCCAGGTATTCTTGAATTTTTCATACAtttgatatatcaaaattttggttGGTAACTGTGATGAGTTTGCTTTATTGTGTGCAAGTGTAACTATAGAAATTGAGATTTGTTGAAGTATTATTTTGAGAGAAGGGAATATGATTAGGAATAGGGTATCAGGGATTTTAAGATCGGTGTCTGCCAATATAGTTAGCTAATTTAGAACCCCATATAGTAGATGAGGGCTACATGATCCAGTACCGGATGGATGGCTGAGGCTCAGGTTGCTAATATGTATATGTTTGAATGAGAGGTTAACTCAAAGTCTTTTCGTTTATCTTTGCCTAAGTCCGAATAACAAACTGTCATGGATATGGTAGCTTGAATTTTATGACAAGATGGCCCAAGTTCCTTTGATGGAGGAGGGATTTCACTCTACTGCTATTGATATTGCAGTATCATTCAAACcatttataaatagtaaattatttgttttatttattttttatgatcaaTAAATAAGTATTAGCAGGATGTTAGGTTGTTTGCTTGAAAATTGAAGACTCATCTGGAATATGTAGTCAAAGCCAGAATCTTCTCTGATTAAATCCATACTATATTTGGAATGAGTGTTTCCTCGACTCAGAAGGCAGTTTTACTTTATGTAGGAATTAGGTCAATGCATTATTCGGTTTACATTTTAAATATCCAAACATTCTTTGTATCCAAATTCCAATGTTGGTCTCTGACATCTAGGGACTCTTCCTGGTTGCGTGTGTTACTCATGCTGATTTTGTTAAGCTAATGATTATTATGTAAGTGTTTAGGGTAGGGTATGTATTTCCTAAGAAACTGGGGGTCTCAGACCAATCAATCCAATTTTAGATCAAGATTTGTATCTTGGTTCATTTGAGTTAAGTTCTGCTTATTGTactaatttttaatagtttgttagttataatatattttggtGAATCTTGAATGCAGTGCAAGGTGTGCATGCAGACATTTATGTGCACTACATCAGAGGTGAAGTGCAGGGAACATGCAGGAGCAAAGCACCCCAAATCTGATGTTACTGCTTGCTTCCCCCATctcaaaaattgaataaattgaTCAGAGAGAACATCCTAGAGACATGTCAAGAAAATCATCATCTCATATTAAAGCTTTCTACTTTAATTCCAATGAGTCCTAACAATCATGGTTGCTTTCTGCGTATTGTATAATTTGTGTGCTTGAGGTAGTGAGAATGGTTGATACTTGTTTCCTTTTGTTAAAGCGAAACTCaatgttttattatattatgaaGTATCAATGCCATTGGTCATGAAAGCTTGTTTAGTTATAATGCCCTTGATTATGAATATAAATGCCCTTGCTTATGTTGAAAGAGTTGTCTTACTTGGCCCATTGATCAAGTGCTTGCACTGGATCCAGATATTTTCCAATTGTGAATCTTACTTTGGAAGGTCTGTAGGAGTAAATGGGGTGATGTTATCGTAATGGCACATTTCCTGCCATTTCGATGGCTGCAGTAGTACATGAAGTAGTTTTCTCATGGGTCCTTGCTTCCCTTTGGATACAGCTTGAAACAATTGGGTAttcagttttcttttctctagcGTCTATCATGATCATGGATAATTGATTTTCTCCAGTCATCACTATAAGAAAATTGAAACCATTGCTTTCTAGTGTTCAATTATGATTCAAATTGTAACGGTTGTCAGGATATGACCTCAATTCACCAAGTCTTAGGCCATGTTTGGCTCAATTTTCATATCTCAACACTCAAATCTCATTCCTATTTATCCAATTCTCATATTTGTAACACAATTTTCCCATAACTCTACTTGCAATGTGTTTGGATGGAAGTTCTCAAtggattttttaaatcaaaaactCAACTTTAGGCAAAGTTGTGAGACCCACGAAAATTAGCACTTTGCAAAATGCACATAACATCTAAATAGACTAAATTGAGTACATGCATAGACATTGTCTCTCCACTTTACACCTATTCGCAtatctttttatgttttagcAAAAcctactattttctttttctctgccTCTCTTTCTTTGCCCCTCTCTACACTTCCTCTCACTTTGCCTTTGTGTCTCCTCTTTctcttattatttttgaatCCGTTATCTAGTAGTGCACTGAAGGAGTTCTCCTCCATTTTCcttttgtctttgtgtttgaaATCGAGAGTACAAACCCTCAAGAAGCTCGAGCCCAAATTCGAATACAACCCAGTATCTAGAACATGtatccctccctctctctctctctctctctccttgttTTTCTCAAAGCTGGCTAATAATGGATGATTTTTATATCATTCTTGGGTTTTGTAATTATGGGTTAGGTGATTTTTATTCTCCCATTGATCCGAATTGTAGATGAGGACCCATGGCTTCTTGCAACCAAAGGAGATGGGATACCACTACAAACTTCATAACACACACGGACACCCAAGAGCAGAGACTGAAGCTACAAATTTTGCAAGAGCTTTCAGAGATGTTGAACTTACTTTTTCGGAATCACAACAACTTACTTTTTCGGAAtcacaacaaaattgaaaccaaaacaaatgTTAAGGGAAAGTGAAAGTAAAGGAAAAgtaagagaaaaacaaaaggttGGTACATGCACGGTGAAAGAGTCGTTAGTCATCAATTAGTGCTCCGTACTTGATGGTGACAATACATATGGGTGGGATCCATTCATTTGagcaaaaaattacaaaattgtcaTAATAACTCTATTTTCATAATTCAGAAACAataaaaagatgttctcagTTTCCACTTTCCACAATCctaactcaattttttgagttatgagttatgaaaattgagaatGAAAATCAAGCCATACAGATGGAATGAATATGGGCCTCACAAAAAGTGAGTTTTGCTTTATGCAAATTGAGTGAAGAGGGATGAAAATCACTCTAAATTGACTCCTACTATACTGCCTTCAAGAAGCTACACTAGAACCAGTTGTGAATACCCCACCCAGCATGCCTGTGTATGTTACTTGTTAAGCATTTAGTCGTGGAAGATACAAGGTTGCCCATAAGGCCATAACCCTCTCTCTTGGATACTAGAAATAAACAAATTCACAAAAAGCTTGCAAGAATTTCTCAAGTATTATTACCTGCGTAAAGGCATCTGTTTGGTTAAGTGGTGGAGTGATTGCTTCATAAGGATTTAAATTTTCTCATACCTGTCTCTTCCTctttatgttgtt
It encodes the following:
- the LOC126732872 gene encoding uncharacterized protein At2g23090, with translation MGGGNAQKSKMAREKNLEKAKAAGKGSQLESNKKAMTIQCKVCMQTFMCTTSEVKCREHAGAKHPKSDVTACFPHLKN